The following proteins are encoded in a genomic region of Acipenser ruthenus chromosome 4, fAciRut3.2 maternal haplotype, whole genome shotgun sequence:
- the LOC117400108 gene encoding armadillo repeat-containing protein 3-like, whose product MASHNDVKKLLKKLDVIPSILARLAPAEDTLIHEFASLCLAYLSVEYTSKVQIFELDGLDTLFRLLSSPDPDVKKNSPECIYQLVQDFPSRAAIRELNGVPPLLELLKSKYPVIQKLALKTLATITHDAETRVALRENQGFEQLIEILGNNELNDLHVETLVVVSNCMEDMDTVQLIQQTGGLDKLLQLAETSTLPEVQMNAAKAITNTAQSNENRKILHEQEVEKTLVTLLRMDHEGLRTATCQAIAIMCENLASKDEFRKLAGIQPIVQLLNSENAEVKKAAALALSNLTNANHLNANAVIEAEGTEALVQLLTDQMVGAVAYAADVLTNMCTQETLRSSILAQGAMQALTEALCSIDSLVLSKVVLAVAALACDSDTRTELRNVGGLVPLVKLLDSKNDEVRRNACWSVLVCASDEPTAIEMCRLGALNILQEIHLLKSRKNNFSEAALQRLFDSNLSIKYSFTGCLSSSNKITDGFYDYGQVKPDHKMIILEELYKQKVNQHRPIVFINAKPPEPALTELPPVENKSPDSPGGRSPTPSKNSNKDKTPSKGKSKGKKEEKTKEEEEIKIPQEVIVEKKQWLLPYDPIFHSLITNVTKSVLPLPNTKEQVVALAVFVAEKMGGPIERDRLHEFFWELHVSELKFQLQSNVMPIGQIKKGTFYHRALLFKALADRIGINCSLVRGEYNRAWNEVLLADEVPKAPGKLFPPKAYTVDLMHSPGHLMKKNSPEAIQYQCI is encoded by the exons ATGGCTTCCCACA ATGATGTTAAGAAGCTGTTGAAAAAGCTGGATGTTATACCATCCATTTTAGCAAGACTTGCACCAGCCG AAGACACACTTATCCATGAATTTGCAAGTCTGTGTCTGGCCTACCTGTCTGTTGAATACACAAGCAAAGTTCAAATATTTGAGCTAGATGGGTTAGATACTCTTTTCCGCCTTCTTTCAAGCCCTGATCCTGATGTCAAGAAGAACTCCCCTGAGTGCATTTACCAACTTGTTCAG GATTTCCCAAGCCGTGCTGCCATTCGGGAGCTGAATGGAGTTCCCCCCTTGCTTGAACTGCTCAAGTCTAAATATCCTGTTATCCAGAAGCTAGCGCTGAAAACTTTAGCAACAATTACCCACGATGCAGAAACCAGAGTGGCACTCAGAGAGAATCAGGGATTTGAACAGCTCATTGAAATCCTGGGAAATAAT GAATTGAATGACCTGCATGTAGAAACACTTGTGGTGGTTTCAAATTGCATGGAAGACATGGACACAGTGCAGCTGATTCAGCAGACTGGGGGTTTAGACAAACTTCTCCAATTAGCCGAAACATCCACCCTTCCAGAGGTCCAAATGAATGCAGCTAAAGCCATAACTAATACAGCACAGAGCA ATGAAAACAGGAAAATTCTGCATGAACAAGAAGTTGAGAAAACCCTGGTAACCCTTTTGAGAATGGACCACGAGGGACTCAGAACAGCAACCTGCCAGGCTATAGCCATTATGTGTGAGAACTTGGCAAGCAAGGATGAATTCAGGAAGCTTG CAGGAATTCAGCCCATTGTTCAGTTGCTAAACAGTGAAAATGCAGAGGTGAAGAAGGCTGCAGCCTTGGCATTATCAAATCTGACAAATGCAAATCACCTTAACGCTAA TGCCGTTATTGAAGCTGAAGGCACTGAAGCTTTAGTACAACTGCTGACTGATCAAATGGTTGGAGCTGTGGCTTATGCTGCTGATGTGCTCACAAACATGTGCACCCAAGAAACTTTGCGCTCCAGTATCCTGGCTCAGGGGGCCATGCAGGCTCTGACAGAAGCACTGTGCTCCATCGACAGTCTTGTATTAAGCAAAGTGGTGCTGGCAGTGGCAGCATTAGCTTGTGATTCAGATACAAGAACAGAG CTAAGAAATGTGGGGGGGTTGGTGCCACTTGTGAAACTGTTGGATTCCAAGAATGATGAAGTCAGGCGTAATGCATGCTGGTCAGTCCTTGTCTGTGCCAGTGATGAGCCCACAGCCATAGAAATGTGCAGATTAgg ggctcTGAACATTCTTcaagaaatacatttattaaaaagtcGCAAAAATAACTTCAGTGAGGCTGCTCTACAGAGACTGTTTGACAGCAACCTATCcattaaatacagttttactgGTTGCTTGTCATCCAGCAACAAAATCACTGATGGGTTTTATGACTATGGACAG GTAAAACCAGACCACAAAATGATTATATTAGAAGAACTgtataaacaaaaagtaaaccagCATCGTCCAATTGTATTCATTAATGCCAAACCACCTGAACC aGCCTTAACGGAACTGCCTCCTGTGGAGAACAAATCGCCAGACAGTCCCGGTGGCCGCTCTCCAACTCCTAGCAAAAATAGCAATAAAGACAAAACTCCAAG CAAAGGAAAAAGTAAAggcaaaaaagaagaaaaaactaaagAGGAAGAGGAAATAAAAATACCACAAGAAGTGATAGTTGAAAAGAAGCAATGGCTTCTTCCATATGATCCCATATTTCACAGCCTTATCACTAATGTTACCAAGTCAGTGTTGCCTTTACCCAATACAAAGGAACAGGTGGTGGCCCTGGCAGT GTTTGTTGCAGAGAAAATGGGTGGACCTATAGAAAGAGATAGACTTCATGAATTTTTCTGGGAACTTCATGTCAGTGAGCTCAAATTTCAATTGCAATCCAATGTCATGCCAATTGGACAAATTAAGAAAGGAACCTTCTACCATAGAGCTTTGCTATTTAAg GCTCTAGCAGACAGAATTGGCATCAACTGCAGTCTGGTTCGAGGAGAGTATAACAGGGCATGGAATGAGGTCTTGTTAGCTGATGAAGTTCCTAAGGCTCCAGGAAAACTCTTTCCCCCCAAGGCATATACAGTAGATCTCATGCACAGCCCTGGACACTTGATGAAAAAAAATAGCCCTGAGGCCATTCAGTATCAATGCATATAA
- the LOC117399824 gene encoding uncharacterized protein C17orf98-like isoform X2 — protein MLSASRSFARFGPSPSVSELRNRERRFVLDCVAVDSIARDYSHSLPKLGSVIPPYNPQADKNAKGYFRTKPVPPLLKRTGQSRGGTSIHGRLADRFNDHGAAALYVTRRNTTAGYSREQVEGHSQFLSSVRPVCGYNGLYGFRRNTPSLRRLPSVFGVADLYPIY, from the exons ATGTTGTCTGCAAGTAGAAGCTTTGCTCGTTTTGGACCAAGCCCCTCTGTATCGGAgctgagaaacagagagaggcgttttgttttggattgtgtGGCTGTCGACAGTATAGCTAGGGACTATAGCCATTCTTTACCCAAACTGGGGTCTGTTATCCCACCCTACAACCCCCAAGCAGACAAGAACGCGAAGGGGTACTTCAGAACGAAACCAGTCCCTCCTCTACTCAAGAGAACAGGTCAG TCTCGTGGTGGAACATCGATCCACGGTCGACTTGCTGATCGCTTCAATGATCATGGAGCTGCTGCCCTCTATGTGACCAGAAGAAACACTACCGCAG GTTATTCACGGGAGCAGGTGGAAGGCCATTCCCAGTTTCTATCCTCAGTCAGGCCTGTTTGTGGATACAATGGCCTGTATGGATTCAGGAGGAACACCCCTTCCCTGCGCAGGCTGCCTTCAGTCTTTGGAGTAGCTGATCTCTATCCAATATATTAG
- the LOC117399603 gene encoding methionine-R-sulfoxide reductase B2, mitochondrial-like, producing the protein MARLLSRFSSLLIKATAPRRTLPAVKNSLKWVRPFYTNSGLGSLTRYDGTAVEIDWKKKLTPEQYYVTREKGTELPFSGIYLNNTEAGHYHCVCCEAPLFSSETKYNPGTGWPSFYEAQGTCDRDESNSNILRRPDNSLGSAGTEVLCRQCDAHLGHVFDDGPEPSGQRFCINSVALTFKPTSK; encoded by the exons ATGGCTCGTTTACTTTCTCGATTTTCTTCGCTTCTCATCAAAGCAACTGCACCTAGAAGAACGTTACCTGCTGTAAAGAACAGTTTAAAATGGGTTAGACCATTTTACACGAACTCCG GTCTGGGATCACTTACACGGTATGATGGCACAGCTGTCGAGATTGATTGGAAAAAGAAACTAACGCCAGAGCAGTACTATGTGACCAGAGAAAAGGGGACTGAGCTG CCTTTCAGCGGCATCTACCTGAACAACACTGAAGCAGGACATTACCATTGTGTATGCTGTGAGGCACCTCTCTTCAG TTCAGAAACAAAGTACAACCCTGGTACAGGGTGGCCTTCATTTTACGAAGCCCAGGGCACGTGTGACAGAGATGAAAGCAATAGCAACATCCTACGCCGGCCTGACAACTCCCTGGGCTCTGCTGGAACAGAGGTCCTTTGCCGACAG TGTGACGCCCACCTTGGCCATGTCTTTGATGATGGACCAGAGCCTTCAGGACAGAGATTCTGCATCAACAGTGTTGCGTTAACCTTCAAACCCACTTCAAAATAA
- the LOC117399824 gene encoding uncharacterized protein C17orf98-like isoform X1 produces the protein MLSASRSFARFGPSPSVSELRNRERRFVLDCVAVDSIARDYSHSLPKLGSVIPPYNPQADKNAKGYFRTKPVPPLLKRTGQSRGGTSIHGRLADRFNDHGAAALYVTRRNTTAGAGYSREQVEGHSQFLSSVRPVCGYNGLYGFRRNTPSLRRLPSVFGVADLYPIY, from the exons ATGTTGTCTGCAAGTAGAAGCTTTGCTCGTTTTGGACCAAGCCCCTCTGTATCGGAgctgagaaacagagagaggcgttttgttttggattgtgtGGCTGTCGACAGTATAGCTAGGGACTATAGCCATTCTTTACCCAAACTGGGGTCTGTTATCCCACCCTACAACCCCCAAGCAGACAAGAACGCGAAGGGGTACTTCAGAACGAAACCAGTCCCTCCTCTACTCAAGAGAACAGGTCAG TCTCGTGGTGGAACATCGATCCACGGTCGACTTGCTGATCGCTTCAATGATCATGGAGCTGCTGCCCTCTATGTGACCAGAAGAAACACTACCGCAGGTGCAG GTTATTCACGGGAGCAGGTGGAAGGCCATTCCCAGTTTCTATCCTCAGTCAGGCCTGTTTGTGGATACAATGGCCTGTATGGATTCAGGAGGAACACCCCTTCCCTGCGCAGGCTGCCTTCAGTCTTTGGAGTAGCTGATCTCTATCCAATATATTAG